From Lentimicrobium sp. L6:
GGTAGATGAAAACCTGAAATTCTCAAGGAATTACCCTAGCTGTGATACCTGCAAAAACTGGATCGTATTAAAATCCGATGATACTTTATTTTATAATATCAAATTGAATTTACTCATAAAAGAGGGATATCACTTTAGCGAATTTCGAGTTAAAGAAAAAGAATCCATTTCATATTATACTTTTGACGTCATTAAATCAGCTCTTTGGAATAATGCATATTATTATTCCTTTAACTTATCGAATAGGGAAATCTTTGACTCAGAAAATAAAAATATTTTACAAAACGTTCTTCAAAAGGAGTTCGTTGGTTATGAAAAATATAGTGGACGATTAAAAATAGTCGAGTTCTTTTATGAAATTCTTCAATTTAACGACTATAGTACACACATAGAACTTGGTTATTGTATCCTAGATAAATCAGAATATGTCTATATCCCCAATAATAGAAAGGAATTCATTGAAGTGATGAGAAAATATATTACTGAAAATCCGAAATTACTTGAAGCCATAGAAAATAAAGAGTTCAAATACAAAGATCTTGAAACGATAATAAAAATCTATAATCTAGAGTAGTATTTAGAAAATAAAACATCATGAACTCAACAGAAATATTAGCCAAAAAACTAAAGCAACTCTACTCCTATCAAAGCTTAAATCAAATGACGATAGAGCTCATAGCTGCCTATCAAGCCAAAAGCCAGAATTTAATTCAAGCTATTGCACATAAAGTTTTAGATTCTTCTGAGGAGTCTTTCACTCGACAATTCTCCAAGATTATTCAATTATTCCATCCTGATAAAGAGACTTATTGGAAACAAAGGATAGACGAGTTATTGGAGTATGAGGATTTGGAAGAACTAAGAAAATTAAATAGTATAACAATTGTTCAGGCCTTATTGAAAGAAGGAGTTAGAGAACAAGAAACTATAGATCCTGAGGTAGATTTTGAGAGTGAATATGTATGGGAAGAACAAGCAGATGAATACAGTTTCCACGAGGAAGAAGAATTTATGGAGGAAGAAATCATGGACCAGGAACCTGACTATATTAGTTTCTACGATGCCATAAAACTCAGAGAACTCGGAGACCTCATTAAGACTTTCCCCACCTATTACCTCGAAGACTTTGATGAATTTGAATTGGCCTCCTCCAAAATCGATTCCTTAGATGGACTGCAATATTGCAAACATGTAGAAGTTCTCGATGTCTCGGATAATGAAATTGCTGACCTTTCAGTACTTTGGGAACTCACCCAAGTCAAAGAACTATATTTGGCTCATAATCAGATTTTCGATATCGATGTATTGAGTAATTTGGTAGGATTAAAATCGCTGGATATTTCATTTAATCAGGTTGATGATATCTCCCCTCTTTTTATGTTAGAGGAATTGGAGTTTGTGAATTTGATGGCTAACCCTATTCCAAAAATACAAATGGAGAAGTTAAAAGATAAAGGCGTTCAAATTCTGTTTTAAGCAACAAAGTATACACCTCAAAAACAAAGTTTTAAATAAAATATTTAACACTTGTTGCTAACATTTTACTGTGTACCTTTGCAAAAAATTTGACTATGATTGTTTTTGAAGATATGAACCTGATTAAGAGCTTAAGAAATGCTATTCAGGATTTAGGATTAGAGCGCCCCACCCCCATTCAGATTGAGTCTTTCAATCCTGTATTATCAGGACAAGATTTAGTTGGAATCGCGCAAACGGGTACTGGTAAAACCTATGCCTATACTATTCCTATTCTTCAAGGATTAAAGTTCTCCAAACAAGATCATCCTCGTGTTTTAGTCATTGTTCCTACTCGTGAACTCGTACTTCAAACTTCCGAAAACATTCGAAACCTCTGTAAATACAGTAATTTAAGAGTACTTGGAGTTTATGGTGGAACCAATATTAATACTCAAAAGAAAGCAGTTGCTCAAGGCTGTGATATCTTGGTAGCTACTCCTGGTCGCCTTTTCGATTTGGCAGTTACCAAAGTCCTTACTTTAAAAGGTATCAAAAAACTAGTTATTGATGAGGTAGATGTGATGTTGGATTTGGGTTTTATCCGTCAGTTAGAATCTATCTTTGAGATGATACCTGAAAAGCGTCAAAACTTGATGTATTCAGCTACCATGACGGAAGAAGTAGCCACTTTGATTAATGAGTATTTCTTGACTCCAAAAACCATTTCTATAGCTATAAGTGGTACTCCTTTAGATAATATTGCTCAAACCGTTTATCCTGTCCCCAATTTTCATACAAAAATAAATCTTCTCTCTCATTTATTAAGTGATGAGAAAAAATTCTCCAAAGTTTTAGTCTTTACGCCAAGTAAAAAAGTGGCCGACTTAATATTTGAAAAGCTTACGGAAGAGTACGAAGAGCAAATGTGTATTATTCACTCCAATAAATCGCAAAACTATCGTGAACGTTCTGTTCGTGATTTTGATGCTGGAGAAAATAGAATCATGATAGCCACCGATGTGATGGCTAGAGGGCTGGATTTAGATAAATTGAGTCATGTGATTAGCTTTGACACACCAACATTTCCTGAAAACT
This genomic window contains:
- a CDS encoding leucine-rich repeat domain-containing protein — translated: MNSTEILAKKLKQLYSYQSLNQMTIELIAAYQAKSQNLIQAIAHKVLDSSEESFTRQFSKIIQLFHPDKETYWKQRIDELLEYEDLEELRKLNSITIVQALLKEGVREQETIDPEVDFESEYVWEEQADEYSFHEEEEFMEEEIMDQEPDYISFYDAIKLRELGDLIKTFPTYYLEDFDEFELASSKIDSLDGLQYCKHVEVLDVSDNEIADLSVLWELTQVKELYLAHNQIFDIDVLSNLVGLKSLDISFNQVDDISPLFMLEELEFVNLMANPIPKIQMEKLKDKGVQILF
- a CDS encoding DEAD/DEAH box helicase; protein product: MIVFEDMNLIKSLRNAIQDLGLERPTPIQIESFNPVLSGQDLVGIAQTGTGKTYAYTIPILQGLKFSKQDHPRVLVIVPTRELVLQTSENIRNLCKYSNLRVLGVYGGTNINTQKKAVAQGCDILVATPGRLFDLAVTKVLTLKGIKKLVIDEVDVMLDLGFIRQLESIFEMIPEKRQNLMYSATMTEEVATLINEYFLTPKTISIAISGTPLDNIAQTVYPVPNFHTKINLLSHLLSDEKKFSKVLVFTPSKKVADLIFEKLTEEYEEQMCIIHSNKSQNYRERSVRDFDAGENRIMIATDVMARGLDLDKLSHVISFDTPTFPENYMHRIGRTGRAEQQGKSILFFTPYEEKYKDAIEELMSYEIPKKKFPKAVDISRELTAEERPKGLEINSIHKLPAVIQGGKAFHEKSEKNSKTNQGGSYKRLIKKKYKKPKTKGDKIFNKKYKKR